Proteins co-encoded in one Haladaptatus sp. ZSTT2 genomic window:
- a CDS encoding DUF7518 family protein, with amino-acid sequence MTRGNRVEELETRVKELQASVSGLTDELIETKERVKALEEEVQPEDLLDRKLTRKTEAEDTSEATKGQESEDADSTDEESTQTDDIIVA; translated from the coding sequence ATGACTCGCGGCAACCGTGTCGAGGAACTCGAAACGCGCGTGAAAGAACTCCAGGCCTCCGTCTCAGGGCTGACCGACGAACTCATCGAGACCAAAGAGCGTGTCAAAGCGCTCGAGGAGGAGGTACAACCAGAAGATCTGCTCGACCGGAAACTCACCCGAAAAACCGAAGCCGAGGACACCTCCGAAGCCACTAAAGGGCAGGAGAGCGAGGATGCAGACAGCACCGACGAGGAATCGACGCAGACGGACGACATCATCGTCGCATAA
- the smc gene encoding chromosome segregation protein SMC, with amino-acid sequence MHIKEIVLDNFKSFGRKTRIPFYEDFTTVSGPNGSGKSNIIDSVLFALGLARTRGIRAEKLTDLIYNPGDDGDARGDETREASVEVVLDNSERTLSRQQVVSAAGTENIGEVDDISIRRRVKETPENYYSYYYLNGRSVNLSDIQGLLAQAGITPEGYNVVMQGDVTGIIQMTPYERRGIIDEIAGVAEFDAKKDAAFEELEVVKDRIAEAELRIEEKQARLDQLKDERETALEYKGYREEKQEYVGYLKAAELEDKRAELAKTEKRIERHEKKLESLQSDLDEKQGRVLRLEEELETLNAEIETKGEDEQLRIKREIEEVKGEIARLEDAISAAEERIQEAEQRRREAFIQIDRKQETVDDVESEIRETKVAKASVVAEIQQHEANLAELQAEIDAVDTEYDEVKAELTEKREALEEAKTAKNATQREQDRLLDEARRRSNEQAEKQAEIETVREEVPALKAAVRDLEDELEKAKKNRENISQVVDDLKQQKRELQDELDEVEQQLRARQQEYAELNAHADESGDSSYGRAVTTILNGDLDGVHGTVGQLGGVSQQYATACETAAGGRLAHVVVGDDGIGQRCIEYLKRRNAGRATFLPINKMHTRRLPSVPNHDGVVDFAYNLVDFDKEYAGIFSYVLGDTLVVDSIETARDLMGDFRLVTLSGELVEKSGAMTGGSSSGSRYSFSKSGKGQLERVAEKIASLEDERRELNEEIRGVEERLDDARDRKTDATDQVRDIEADVERVQGELDSTDERIEALEARITEIESEREDVNEEMQSLEADLTAHDERIAEIESAIAELESELADSKIPQLTNEMDEIRASIEEYEAQQDKFDARLNELGLEKQYAEESIEDLHGEIESAQNKKADQQERIADLEGKIEDQHAVLEEKESQVEDLEDELADLKAEREELKGDLKAAKQTRDEAREKVSGVESKLDSAKSAADRLEWEVDELAAQVGEYDPEEIPDHDEVKRTIGRLERKMEALEPVNMLAIDEYDEVKDSLDDLTDKKGTLVDEREAINDRIESYESLKKETFMDAFSDINDNFEEIFASLSRGSGTLHLENEADPFDGGLTMKAQPGDKPIQRLDAMSGGEKSLTALAFIFALQRYNPAPFYALDEVDAFLDAVNADLVGEMVDELAGDAQFVVVSHRSAMLERSERAIGVTMHDDNVSVVTGIDLSSQEVPADD; translated from the coding sequence ATGCATATCAAAGAAATCGTCCTTGACAACTTCAAAAGCTTCGGGCGCAAGACGCGCATTCCGTTCTACGAGGACTTCACCACGGTCTCTGGCCCGAACGGGTCGGGGAAGTCGAACATCATCGACAGCGTGCTGTTCGCCCTCGGACTCGCTCGAACGCGCGGTATTCGCGCGGAAAAACTGACTGACCTTATCTACAACCCCGGCGACGACGGCGACGCCCGCGGCGACGAAACCCGCGAAGCCAGCGTCGAAGTCGTCCTCGACAATTCAGAGCGGACGCTCAGCCGTCAACAGGTCGTGAGCGCCGCTGGCACCGAGAACATCGGTGAAGTAGACGACATCTCCATCCGTCGACGGGTGAAGGAGACGCCCGAGAACTACTATTCGTACTACTATCTGAACGGCCGTTCGGTGAACCTTTCTGACATTCAAGGGCTGCTCGCCCAAGCGGGCATCACACCTGAAGGCTACAACGTCGTCATGCAGGGCGACGTGACCGGCATCATCCAGATGACGCCGTATGAACGACGGGGCATCATCGACGAAATCGCCGGTGTGGCCGAGTTCGACGCGAAAAAAGACGCCGCCTTCGAGGAACTCGAAGTCGTCAAAGACCGCATCGCAGAAGCCGAACTCCGCATCGAAGAAAAACAGGCCAGACTCGACCAGCTCAAAGACGAACGCGAGACAGCGCTCGAATACAAGGGCTATCGCGAAGAGAAACAGGAGTACGTAGGCTACCTGAAAGCCGCGGAACTCGAAGACAAGCGCGCGGAGTTAGCGAAAACCGAAAAGCGCATCGAGCGCCACGAAAAGAAGCTCGAATCGCTCCAGTCCGACTTAGACGAAAAGCAGGGCCGTGTGCTTCGCTTAGAGGAAGAACTCGAAACCCTCAACGCCGAAATCGAGACGAAAGGCGAAGACGAGCAACTGCGAATCAAGCGCGAAATCGAGGAGGTCAAAGGCGAAATCGCCCGCCTCGAAGACGCCATTTCGGCGGCCGAAGAACGGATTCAAGAGGCAGAACAGCGCCGCCGCGAGGCGTTCATCCAAATCGACCGTAAACAGGAGACGGTCGATGACGTCGAAAGCGAAATCCGCGAGACGAAAGTCGCAAAGGCCTCCGTCGTTGCTGAGATTCAGCAACACGAAGCCAACCTCGCAGAGTTGCAGGCAGAAATCGACGCGGTGGACACCGAGTACGACGAGGTGAAAGCCGAACTGACCGAGAAACGCGAGGCCTTGGAAGAAGCGAAGACGGCGAAAAACGCCACCCAACGCGAGCAAGACCGACTGCTCGACGAGGCACGACGGCGCTCGAACGAGCAGGCAGAAAAGCAGGCAGAAATCGAGACCGTTCGCGAGGAGGTTCCCGCGCTCAAAGCCGCCGTCCGCGACTTAGAGGACGAACTTGAGAAGGCGAAGAAGAATCGGGAAAACATCTCACAGGTCGTAGACGACCTCAAACAGCAAAAACGCGAGTTGCAAGACGAATTAGACGAGGTCGAACAACAACTGCGCGCCCGCCAACAGGAGTACGCAGAACTCAACGCACACGCAGACGAGTCCGGCGATTCGTCTTATGGGCGCGCAGTCACGACCATCCTGAACGGGGACCTCGATGGGGTTCACGGCACGGTTGGCCAACTCGGCGGCGTCTCCCAGCAGTATGCGACGGCGTGTGAAACCGCCGCAGGAGGCCGACTCGCGCACGTCGTCGTCGGTGACGACGGCATCGGTCAGCGGTGTATCGAGTACCTGAAACGCCGGAACGCGGGTCGCGCGACGTTCTTGCCCATCAACAAGATGCACACGCGGCGCTTGCCGAGCGTGCCGAACCACGACGGTGTCGTTGACTTCGCCTACAACCTCGTTGACTTCGACAAAGAGTACGCGGGCATCTTCTCGTACGTCCTCGGCGACACGCTTGTCGTGGACTCCATCGAAACCGCCCGCGACCTGATGGGTGATTTCCGACTCGTCACGCTCTCTGGCGAACTCGTCGAAAAGAGCGGCGCGATGACCGGTGGGTCGTCCAGTGGCTCGCGCTACTCGTTTTCGAAATCCGGCAAGGGCCAACTCGAACGCGTCGCGGAGAAAATCGCCTCGCTCGAAGACGAGCGCCGGGAGTTGAACGAGGAGATTCGTGGCGTCGAAGAGCGCCTTGACGACGCCCGTGACCGGAAAACGGACGCGACCGACCAAGTCCGGGACATCGAAGCCGACGTAGAGCGCGTCCAAGGTGAACTCGACAGCACGGACGAGCGCATCGAAGCGCTCGAAGCGCGCATCACGGAAATCGAGAGCGAGCGCGAAGACGTAAACGAGGAGATGCAGTCGCTCGAAGCCGACCTGACGGCCCACGACGAGCGCATCGCGGAGATTGAGTCGGCCATCGCGGAGCTGGAATCGGAACTCGCAGACTCGAAGATTCCACAGCTCACGAACGAGATGGACGAGATTCGCGCGAGCATCGAGGAGTACGAGGCTCAACAGGACAAGTTCGACGCGCGGCTCAACGAACTCGGCTTGGAGAAACAGTATGCAGAGGAGTCCATCGAAGACCTCCATGGCGAAATCGAGTCCGCCCAGAACAAGAAGGCAGACCAGCAAGAGCGGATTGCCGACCTCGAAGGCAAAATCGAAGACCAGCACGCCGTTCTCGAAGAAAAAGAGAGCCAAGTCGAGGACTTAGAAGACGAACTCGCAGACCTCAAAGCAGAGCGCGAGGAACTCAAAGGCGACCTCAAGGCAGCCAAACAGACCCGCGACGAGGCCCGCGAGAAGGTTTCAGGGGTCGAATCCAAACTCGACAGCGCGAAGAGCGCCGCAGACCGCCTCGAATGGGAGGTTGACGAACTCGCCGCGCAGGTGGGTGAGTACGACCCCGAGGAGATTCCAGACCACGACGAGGTCAAACGCACCATTGGCCGTTTAGAGCGGAAGATGGAGGCCTTAGAGCCGGTCAACATGCTCGCCATCGACGAGTACGACGAGGTCAAAGACAGCTTAGACGACCTCACTGACAAGAAGGGGACGCTCGTAGACGAACGAGAGGCCATCAACGACCGCATTGAGTCTTACGAATCCTTGAAAAAGGAGACGTTCATGGACGCCTTCTCGGACATCAACGACAACTTCGAGGAGATTTTCGCAAGCCTCTCGCGTGGGTCTGGCACCTTGCATCTCGAAAACGAGGCCGACCCGTTCGACGGCGGCCTGACGATGAAAGCCCAGCCGGGCGACAAGCCAATCCAGCGCCTCGATGCGATGTCGGGTGGGGAGAAATCGCTTACTGCGCTCGCGTTCATCTTCGCGCTTCAGCGCTACAACCCCGCGCCGTTCTACGCGCTCGACGAGGTGGACGCCTTCTTAGACGCGGTGAACGCCGACCTCGTCGGCGAGATGGTGGACGAACTCGCGGGCGACGCCCAGTTCGTCGTCGTCTCCCACCGCTCTGCGATGCTCGAACGCTCAGAGCGCGCCATCGGCGTCACGATGCACGATGACAACGTGAGCGTCGTGACTGGTATCGACCTGAGCAGTCAGGAGGTGCCCGCCGATGACTGA
- a CDS encoding amidohydrolase: MTDALKRRVCAAIDDHREEIIALAQSIQAEPELGFKEVETTKKVAAVFESLDLEVETDIAITGARARAGSGEFTAAVFGELDALVNPEHPLADPETGACHACGHHAQVANLAGTAFGLIASDVVDELDGEVEFIGVPAEEYLDLGYRRELVESGDIEFFGGKQELIRRGYLDDIDMAMMMHAGSDEPDRVITSNFSTNGFVGKFVTYTGKEAHAGAAPEEGINALNAAMIGMNAVHAQREVFKDDDAVRVHPIITKGGDGVNVVPSDVRMESYVRAKTVEAVTEANETVNRALTSGALAVGGDIEINDFPGYMPLRTDQTIVSAYDENARELVGEDAVTPGRPHITGSTDMGDVTQILPGIHPWTGGFEGSVHSREFGVVDEEMAYILPAKLTACTLVDLLTDTEAMDTLRAEKAEKLSSDEYLSMIRSIRADVAESYRD, from the coding sequence GTGACCGACGCCCTCAAACGGCGCGTCTGTGCCGCTATCGACGACCACCGCGAGGAGATTATTGCACTCGCACAGTCGATTCAAGCCGAACCGGAACTCGGCTTCAAGGAAGTCGAAACCACGAAGAAGGTCGCCGCGGTGTTCGAATCGCTCGATTTAGAGGTGGAGACGGACATCGCCATCACCGGCGCTCGCGCTCGCGCTGGCTCTGGTGAGTTCACCGCCGCGGTGTTCGGCGAGCTCGACGCGCTCGTCAACCCCGAACACCCGCTCGCAGATCCCGAGACCGGCGCGTGTCACGCCTGTGGCCACCACGCGCAGGTGGCGAATTTGGCCGGCACGGCGTTCGGCCTCATCGCAAGCGACGTGGTAGACGAACTTGACGGCGAAGTCGAGTTCATTGGCGTCCCCGCAGAGGAGTATCTCGACCTTGGCTATCGCCGCGAACTGGTCGAATCCGGTGACATCGAGTTTTTCGGCGGGAAACAGGAACTCATCCGTCGCGGCTATCTCGATGACATCGACATGGCGATGATGATGCACGCGGGCAGCGACGAACCCGACCGCGTCATCACGAGCAACTTCTCGACCAACGGGTTTGTGGGCAAATTCGTCACCTACACCGGGAAAGAAGCCCACGCGGGGGCCGCTCCCGAAGAAGGTATCAACGCGCTCAACGCCGCGATGATTGGGATGAACGCGGTTCACGCCCAGCGTGAGGTGTTCAAAGACGACGACGCCGTGCGCGTCCACCCGATTATCACGAAGGGTGGCGACGGCGTGAACGTCGTCCCGAGCGACGTGCGCATGGAGTCGTACGTTCGGGCGAAAACGGTGGAAGCCGTCACGGAGGCAAACGAGACGGTCAACCGGGCGCTCACATCGGGCGCGCTCGCGGTCGGCGGCGACATCGAAATCAACGACTTCCCCGGCTACATGCCGCTTCGAACCGACCAGACCATCGTCTCAGCGTACGACGAAAACGCCCGCGAACTGGTGGGCGAGGATGCGGTCACACCGGGCCGTCCGCACATCACCGGTTCGACAGACATGGGCGACGTGACGCAGATTCTGCCGGGCATCCACCCGTGGACGGGCGGTTTCGAGGGCAGCGTCCACTCTCGGGAGTTCGGCGTCGTAGACGAGGAGATGGCGTACATCCTGCCGGCCAAACTCACCGCCTGCACGCTGGTTGACTTGCTCACCGACACCGAAGCCATGGACACCTTGCGGGCCGAAAAGGCCGAAAAACTCTCCTCCGACGAGTATTTGTCCATGATTCGGTCGATTCGAGCCGACGTCGCCGAATCCTACCGCGACTAA
- a CDS encoding ScpA family protein translates to MTEAEPKPIIEEEAHEEPVELLVQLAEEGEIEPWDIDIVEVTDKFLAALDEADLRTSGRALFYASVLLRMKSDALLEPDDPEPEEEWVEPWEAPPGQEPEFDGPDPIAGLEAEMERRLDRKSVRGTPQTLDQLVRELREAERGTWWKESRQYDTSNSPKGFRRGTQTLDYRSADDFRMDDEPTEEEVTGTAHTEHIEEVIDDVWLMLKEQYEHGRTEVLFEEVSTAGGSRVTTFLALLFMAHRGRVHLEQEDIFGDLWIQNPSAVSTASDAVAETD, encoded by the coding sequence ATGACTGAAGCCGAACCAAAGCCGATCATCGAAGAAGAGGCCCACGAAGAGCCGGTCGAACTGCTCGTACAGTTGGCAGAAGAGGGCGAAATCGAGCCGTGGGACATCGACATCGTGGAGGTCACAGACAAGTTCCTCGCCGCGCTCGACGAAGCCGACCTGCGCACCTCGGGACGGGCACTGTTCTACGCGAGCGTCCTCCTCCGAATGAAATCAGACGCGCTGCTCGAACCGGACGACCCGGAACCCGAAGAGGAGTGGGTCGAGCCGTGGGAAGCCCCGCCCGGTCAGGAACCCGAGTTCGACGGTCCCGACCCCATCGCCGGACTCGAAGCCGAGATGGAGCGCCGTCTCGACCGCAAATCGGTGCGCGGCACGCCCCAGACACTCGACCAACTCGTGCGCGAACTGCGCGAGGCAGAGCGCGGAACGTGGTGGAAAGAGAGTCGCCAGTACGACACCTCGAACTCGCCAAAGGGCTTTCGTCGCGGCACGCAGACGCTCGACTATCGGTCGGCCGACGACTTCCGGATGGACGACGAACCGACCGAAGAGGAGGTCACGGGCACGGCCCACACCGAACACATCGAAGAAGTCATCGACGACGTGTGGCTGATGCTCAAAGAGCAGTACGAACACGGCCGCACCGAAGTGCTGTTCGAGGAGGTTTCCACGGCAGGCGGTTCGCGGGTCACGACGTTCCTTGCGCTCTTGTTCATGGCACACCGTGGGCGGGTTCATCTGGAGCAAGAGGACATCTTCGGTGACCTCTGGATTCAGAATCCGTCGGCCGTTTCGACGGCGAGCGATGCGGTGGCGGAGACCGACTGA
- the mtnP gene encoding S-methyl-5'-thioadenosine phosphorylase, with protein MSMIGFIGGSGIYEALPLENTREEVVETPYGEPSAPVTIGEFGDTGREVAFLPRHGSKHGRSPTHLPYRANIYAFKKLGVKYILASNAVGSLKSSLHPGTLVVPNQIFDRTKHRKSTFFGDGIVVHQPITEPYSPELVSHLSAAAKEVTNANVQEGGTYVCIEGPQYSTRAESEFYRAQGWDVVGMTSIPEAKLAREAEIAYATVAGVTDYDVWKKDHEVTLAEVLENAAKNQEAIKRTVEEAIRTLPEDFECGAHTALEGTINTPAEAIPAATRERVELLVGDYL; from the coding sequence TTGTCTATGATTGGCTTTATCGGCGGCAGTGGAATCTACGAAGCCCTCCCGCTCGAAAACACCCGCGAGGAGGTTGTCGAGACGCCGTATGGCGAACCAAGCGCACCCGTCACCATCGGGGAGTTCGGCGACACCGGCCGCGAAGTTGCCTTCCTCCCGCGCCACGGCTCGAAACACGGTCGCTCACCGACGCATCTGCCCTACCGCGCGAACATCTATGCGTTCAAAAAACTCGGCGTGAAGTACATCCTCGCGAGCAACGCGGTCGGCAGCCTGAAATCGAGCCTGCACCCGGGCACGCTCGTCGTCCCGAACCAGATTTTCGACCGGACGAAACACCGGAAATCCACCTTCTTCGGCGACGGCATCGTCGTCCACCAGCCCATCACCGAACCGTACAGCCCCGAACTCGTGAGCCACCTCTCTGCGGCAGCGAAAGAAGTCACGAACGCCAACGTCCAAGAGGGCGGCACCTACGTCTGCATCGAAGGCCCACAGTACTCGACGCGCGCAGAATCCGAGTTCTACCGCGCACAGGGCTGGGATGTGGTTGGGATGACCTCGATTCCAGAAGCCAAACTCGCCCGCGAAGCCGAAATCGCCTACGCCACCGTCGCCGGCGTCACCGACTACGACGTGTGGAAAAAAGACCACGAAGTCACGCTCGCCGAAGTCTTAGAGAACGCAGCAAAGAATCAAGAAGCCATCAAGCGCACGGTCGAGGAAGCCATCCGCACGCTCCCCGAGGACTTCGAATGTGGCGCGCACACGGCGCTCGAAGGCACGATAAACACGCCAGCGGAGGCGATTCCAGCAGCAACTCGCGAGCGCGTCGAACTGCTCGTCGGCGACTACCTGTAA